Proteins from a genomic interval of Streptomyces sp. NBC_01445:
- a CDS encoding beta-galactosidase, with protein MTAPLTSRFPYAKGSDGARRLGYGADYNPEQWSREVWADDIRLMREAGVNVVSLAIFSWARLQPTADTWDFGWLDEIMDLLHAGGIGVDLATATASPPPWLTTAHPEILPVTARGETLWPGARQHWRPTSPVFREHALNLVRRLASRYADHPALVAWHVNNELGCHNVYDYSDDAARAFRSWLRRRYTTLDALNNAWGTAFWSQRYSDWEQLLPPRLAASHPNPTQQLDFKRFSSDALKDHLLAERGILRELTPDTPVTTNFMVMPGTKGMDYADWADEVDFVANDHYVTPGPQDRDELSFSANLSSGIAGHRPWFLMEHSTSAVNWQPVNPPKTPGELARDSLLHVAHGADAVCFFQWRQSAAGAEKYHSAMVPHAGADSELFRSVVELGRTLDALAPVAGSEREPARVAILFDWDSWWAGEQDSHPTSRLDYHREALDWYSALLRLGHRADVVPAHRTDLSAYDVVIAPVLHVVPQPLAKELTRYVEGGGHLVTTYFSAIVDENDHVWLGGYPGALRDVLGIRIEEFGPLLDGDTVDLDNGTTGSLWTDRISVTGTDVEVLAGYHTGTYASRPAITRRGTGRGSATYVSTRLGADGLTVLLPELLAPAGVTSELPEHARGLVEHAVRRDAEHRYLFLVNRSDEQVALPGLTGDVLVAPRTEGDGLVLAPRQVAVLRQSAS; from the coding sequence ATGACCGCCCCCCTCACCTCCCGTTTCCCGTACGCGAAGGGCTCGGACGGCGCCCGGCGCCTCGGCTACGGAGCCGACTACAACCCCGAGCAGTGGTCACGGGAGGTGTGGGCGGACGACATCCGGCTCATGCGTGAGGCCGGGGTGAACGTCGTCTCCCTCGCCATCTTCTCCTGGGCGCGGCTCCAACCCACCGCCGACACCTGGGACTTCGGCTGGCTCGACGAGATCATGGACCTGCTGCACGCGGGCGGCATCGGCGTCGACCTGGCCACCGCCACCGCGTCGCCGCCGCCGTGGCTCACCACCGCGCACCCGGAGATCCTGCCGGTGACCGCGAGGGGCGAGACACTGTGGCCGGGCGCCCGGCAGCACTGGCGGCCCACCTCGCCCGTCTTCCGCGAGCACGCCCTGAACCTCGTCCGCCGCCTCGCGTCCCGCTACGCCGACCACCCGGCCCTGGTCGCCTGGCACGTCAACAATGAGCTGGGCTGCCACAACGTCTACGACTACTCCGACGACGCCGCCCGCGCCTTCCGGTCCTGGCTGCGCCGCCGCTACACCACGCTCGACGCCCTCAACAACGCCTGGGGGACGGCCTTCTGGTCCCAGCGCTACAGCGACTGGGAGCAGCTACTGCCGCCGCGGCTCGCCGCCTCGCACCCGAACCCGACCCAGCAGCTCGACTTCAAGCGCTTCTCGTCGGACGCGCTCAAGGACCACCTGCTCGCCGAGCGAGGGATCCTGCGCGAGCTCACCCCGGACACGCCGGTCACCACCAACTTCATGGTGATGCCGGGCACCAAGGGCATGGACTACGCGGACTGGGCGGACGAGGTCGACTTCGTAGCCAACGACCACTACGTCACCCCCGGACCGCAGGACCGCGACGAACTCTCCTTCTCCGCCAACCTCAGCAGCGGTATCGCGGGACACCGCCCCTGGTTCCTGATGGAGCACTCCACCAGCGCCGTGAACTGGCAGCCCGTCAACCCACCGAAGACCCCGGGAGAGCTGGCCCGCGACTCGCTGCTGCACGTCGCGCACGGCGCCGACGCCGTCTGCTTCTTCCAGTGGCGCCAGTCGGCGGCCGGAGCCGAGAAATACCACTCGGCGATGGTCCCGCACGCCGGAGCCGACAGTGAACTCTTCCGCTCCGTCGTCGAGCTGGGCCGCACCCTCGACGCACTCGCCCCCGTCGCGGGCAGCGAGCGCGAACCCGCCCGTGTGGCGATCCTCTTCGACTGGGACTCCTGGTGGGCCGGCGAGCAGGACTCCCACCCCACCTCCCGCCTCGACTACCACCGCGAGGCCCTCGACTGGTACTCGGCACTGCTGCGTCTCGGCCACCGCGCCGACGTGGTGCCCGCGCACCGCACCGACCTGTCCGCGTACGACGTCGTCATCGCGCCCGTCCTGCACGTGGTGCCACAGCCGCTCGCCAAGGAACTCACCCGGTACGTCGAGGGCGGCGGCCACCTCGTCACCACGTACTTCTCCGCGATCGTCGACGAGAACGACCACGTCTGGCTCGGCGGCTATCCTGGCGCGCTGCGCGACGTCCTCGGCATCCGCATCGAGGAGTTCGGGCCGCTGCTCGACGGCGACACCGTCGACCTGGACAACGGCACCACCGGCAGCCTGTGGACCGACCGGATCTCCGTCACCGGCACGGACGTCGAGGTCCTGGCGGGCTACCACACCGGCACGTACGCGTCGCGCCCTGCCATCACCCGGCGCGGCACGGGCCGCGGCTCGGCCACGTATGTGTCTACCCGGCTCGGCGCCGACGGGCTGACCGTGCTGCTGCCCGAGCTGCTCGCGCCCGCCGGGGTGACCAGCGAACTCCCCGAACACGCACGGGGGTTGGTGGAGCACGCCGTGCGGCGCGACGCCGAGCACCGCTATCT